The sequence below is a genomic window from Corallococcus soli.
GTCCATGGAGCAGGTCATCCAGCTCATCGACGGGTACTGCCTGTGCCTTGTCCCGGACGACACGCGCAAGGACCCGGAGGCGCTGCTCGCGTGGCTGGAGGCCCAGCGCATCGACGCGCTGGACTGCACGCCCTCGCTGCTCAAGCTGCTGCTGGACGTAGGGATGCTGGAGCGCACGCACGTTCCGGCGCTGCTCCTCATCGGCGGTGAGGCGCTGGATGAAGTGACGTGGCGGCGGCTGGCCACGACGAAGCGCACGCGCGCCTTCAACGTGTACGGACCGACCGAGACCACCGTCAACGCGACGACCTGGGCCCTCCAGGACGCGCCCCAGGTGCTGCCCGTCATCGGTCGGCCGCTGGACAACGTGCGGGCCTACGTGCTCGATGAGCAGCAGCGCCTGGTGCCCTTCGGCATGCAGGGCGAGCTGTGCCTTGCCGGTGAAGGCGTCGCGCGCGGCTACCTGGGCCGGCCGGGCCTCACCGCGGAGCGCTTCATCTCCAACCCCTTCAGCACGGAGCCCGGTGCTCGCCTGTACCGCACGGGTGACAAGGCGCGCTGGCGCGAGGACGGGACGCTGGAGTTCATGGGCCGCCTGGACTTCCAGGTGAAGCTGCGTGGCTACCGCATCGAGCTGGGTGAAATCGAAGCCTCCCTGCGCAGTCACCCGAGCATCCGCGACGCGGTGGTGATGCTGCGTGAGGATGTGCCGGGCGATGCGCGGCTCGTTGCCTACGTGGCGCCGGAGGTGGACACCACGTCCCTTCGTGAGCACCTGCGCAAGCACCTGCCCGAGTACATGGTGCCTGCCGCCATCATGGCCCTGCCCGCCCTGCCGCTGACGCCCAACGGCAAGGTGGACCGCAAGGCCCTGCCCGCACCGGAAGCCTCGCAGGTTGGCGCGAGCACCTACGTGGCCCCGGAGACGCCGACGGAAGTCGCCCTGGCCGCGCTGTGGAGTGAAGTGCTCCGCATCCCCGCCGTAGGTCGTCACGACAACTTCTTCGAGCTGGGGGGGCACTCGCTGCTGGCCACCCAGGTGGTGTCCCGCATCCGCTCCACCCTGGGGGTGGAGCTGCCGCTGGGCGACCTCTTCCGTGCGCCCACCGTGGCGGGATTGGCCGCGCGGCTGGCCCACGCCTCTCGCTCCAAGACTCCGCCCCTGGTTCGTGCGGACCGGACGTCGGCGCCGCCGCTGTCGTTCGCGCAGCAGCGCCTGTGGTTCATCGACCAGTTGGAGCCGGGCACCACGCTCTACAACATGCCGCTGCCGCTGCGGTTCACCGGAGCGGTGGACGAAGGCGCGTTGCGCAAGAGCCTGGACGCGCTGATGGCGCGGCACGAAGCGCTGCGCACCACGTTCCGCGTGGAAGCGGGCCAGCCCGTGCAGCACATCCACTCGGAGGCCACCGTGCCCTTCGAGTCCGTGGACCTCACGGCCATCGCGGACGACACGGAAAGGCAGGCGGAAGC
It includes:
- a CDS encoding condensation domain-containing protein; the protein is SMEQVIQLIDGYCLCLVPDDTRKDPEALLAWLEAQRIDALDCTPSLLKLLLDVGMLERTHVPALLLIGGEALDEVTWRRLATTKRTRAFNVYGPTETTVNATTWALQDAPQVLPVIGRPLDNVRAYVLDEQQRLVPFGMQGELCLAGEGVARGYLGRPGLTAERFISNPFSTEPGARLYRTGDKARWREDGTLEFMGRLDFQVKLRGYRIELGEIEASLRSHPSIRDAVVMLREDVPGDARLVAYVAPEVDTTSLREHLRKHLPEYMVPAAIMALPALPLTPNGKVDRKALPAPEASQVGASTYVAPETPTEVALAALWSEVLRIPAVGRHDNFFELGGHSLLATQVVSRIRSTLGVELPLGDLFRAPTVAGLAARLAHASRSKTPPLVRADRTSAPPLSFAQQRLWFIDQLEPGTTLYNMPLPLRFTGAVDEGALRKSLDALMARHEALRTTFRVEAGQPVQHIHSEATVPFESVDLTAIADDTERQAEATRRGSAEFRRPFNLEQGPVIRALLMKLGAEEHVLVLHLHHIVSDGWSLGVLVREMTALYEAFRHGQAPALPELPVQYADYAVWQRNWLQGDALEEQLGWWKQQLAGASHVLDLPTDKPRPAVASRRGDAVPVHLPRDLSEKVETLAQREGATPFMVLLAAFQAVLHRHSGQDDVLVGSPIANRHHAETEGLIGFFVNTLVLRGSFGARPSFRQLVTQVRTTTLGAYEHQDLPFE